The Kosakonia sacchari SP1 genome includes a window with the following:
- the fldA gene encoding flavodoxin FldA produces the protein MAITGIFFGSDTGNTENIAKMIQSQLGKDVADVHDIAKSSKEDIEGYDILLLGIPTWYYGEAQCDWDDFFPTLEEIDFNGKLVALFGCGDQEDYAEYFCDALGTIRDIIEPRGATIVGHWPTAGYHFEASKGLADDDHFVGLAIDEDRQPELTSERVQKWVKQVREELHLDDILNA, from the coding sequence ATGGCAATTACAGGCATTTTCTTCGGCAGCGACACCGGCAACACCGAAAACATCGCGAAAATGATTCAGAGTCAGCTTGGTAAAGACGTTGCCGACGTACATGACATTGCCAAGAGCAGCAAAGAAGATATCGAAGGGTATGACATTCTGTTGCTCGGCATTCCTACCTGGTACTATGGTGAAGCGCAGTGCGACTGGGATGACTTTTTCCCGACGCTGGAAGAGATCGACTTTAACGGTAAATTAGTTGCGCTGTTCGGCTGTGGCGACCAGGAAGATTACGCGGAATATTTCTGCGATGCGCTGGGCACCATTCGCGATATCATCGAACCGCGCGGCGCGACCATTGTTGGTCACTGGCCGACTGCGGGCTACCATTTTGAAGCCTCTAAAGGTCTGGCGGACGATGACCACTTCGTTGGCCTGGCGATTGACGAAGACCGTCAACCTGAGCTGACTTCCGAACGCGTTCAAAAATGGGTAAAACAGGTTCGCGAAGAGTTGCACCTGGACGATATCCTTAATGCCTGA
- the ybfE gene encoding LexA regulated protein, whose protein sequence is MAKEQTDRTTLDLFANERRPGRPKTNPLSRDEQLRINKRNQLKRDKVRGLKRVELKLNVEAVDALNELAEARDMSRSELIEEMLLAQLKALRG, encoded by the coding sequence ATGGCTAAAGAACAAACGGACCGTACGACACTAGATCTGTTCGCGAATGAGCGTCGCCCGGGACGGCCGAAGACAAACCCGCTCTCGCGCGATGAACAATTGCGCATCAACAAACGCAATCAGCTAAAACGCGATAAAGTTCGTGGGCTTAAGCGTGTCGAATTAAAACTCAACGTGGAAGCCGTCGATGCGTTAAACGAGCTGGCGGAAGCGCGTGATATGAGCCGCAGCGAGCTTATCGAAGAGATGCTGCTGGCGCAGCTGAAGGCATTGCGCGGCTAG
- a CDS encoding EamA family transporter: MSAWLIYALLSALTAALVAIFGKIGLQHLDANTATAIRAVVMAIFLVGVVVVQGKLSLISTVFADKKALLFVVLSGVAGALSWLFYFMAIKTGNVSRVAPIDKLSVVFAVILAVVLFGEKVSLISGAGVALITAGALMVALG; the protein is encoded by the coding sequence ATGAGTGCCTGGTTAATTTATGCCTTGTTGTCGGCGCTGACCGCTGCGCTGGTGGCCATTTTCGGCAAAATCGGTTTACAACATCTTGATGCTAATACCGCTACCGCCATCCGCGCGGTGGTGATGGCAATTTTTCTGGTTGGCGTGGTGGTGGTTCAGGGCAAGCTGTCGCTGATTTCGACGGTTTTCGCCGATAAAAAAGCGCTGCTGTTTGTGGTGCTGAGCGGTGTGGCCGGGGCGCTGTCGTGGCTGTTCTACTTTATGGCGATCAAAACCGGTAACGTGTCCCGCGTGGCGCCGATTGATAAGCTAAGCGTAGTGTTTGCGGTGATTCTGGCAGTGGTGCTGTTTGGCGAAAAGGTTTCTTTGATTTCTGGCGCGGGTGTCGCGCTGATCACCGCCGGGGCGCTGATGGTGGCGCTGGGGTAA
- the pgm gene encoding phosphoglucomutase (alpha-D-glucose-1,6-bisphosphate-dependent), which translates to MANHPRAGQPAQQGDLINVAQLTAQYYVLKPEIGNSEHAVKFGTSGHRGSAGRHSFNEQHILAIAQAIAEERAKNGITGPCYVGKDTHALSEPAFISVLEVLAANGVDIIVQENNGFTPTPAISNAILVHNKNGGAQADGIVITPSHNPPEDGGIKYNPPNGGPADTNVTKVVEDRANALLADGLKGVKRITLDAALASGHVTEKDLVQPFIEGLADIVDMAAIQKAGLKLGVDPLGGSGIEYWKRIAEHYKLDLTIVNDQVDQTFRFMHLDKDGVIRMDCSSECAMAGLLALRDKFDLAFANDPDYDRHGIVTPAGLMNPNHYLAVAINYLFQHRPQWGKEVAVGKTLVSSAMIDRVVNDLGRKLVEVPVGFKWFVDGLHDGSFGFGGEESAGASFLRFDGTPWSTDKDGIIMCLLAAEITAVTGKNPQQHYDELAERFGAPSYNRLQASASSAQKAALSKLSPEMVSASTLAGDPITARLTAAPGNGASIGGLKVMTDNGWFAARPSGTEDAYKIYCESFLGAEHRKQIEKEAVEIVSEVLKNA; encoded by the coding sequence ATGGCTAACCATCCGCGTGCGGGGCAACCTGCACAACAGGGCGATTTGATCAACGTCGCTCAGCTTACTGCGCAGTATTACGTGCTGAAACCGGAAATTGGAAATTCAGAACATGCGGTGAAGTTCGGAACATCCGGTCACCGTGGCAGCGCAGGTCGCCACAGCTTCAACGAGCAACATATCCTCGCCATCGCTCAGGCTATCGCCGAAGAGCGTGCGAAAAACGGTATTACCGGCCCGTGCTATGTGGGTAAAGATACCCACGCGCTGTCTGAACCGGCGTTTATCTCTGTGCTGGAAGTGCTGGCAGCCAACGGTGTGGACATTATCGTGCAGGAAAATAACGGCTTCACGCCGACGCCTGCCATCTCAAACGCTATCCTGGTTCACAACAAAAACGGCGGCGCGCAGGCTGACGGTATCGTTATTACGCCATCACATAACCCACCGGAAGATGGTGGGATCAAATACAACCCGCCGAACGGCGGCCCGGCGGACACCAACGTCACCAAAGTGGTGGAAGATCGCGCTAACGCACTGCTGGCAGATGGCCTGAAAGGCGTAAAACGCATTACGCTGGATGCCGCGCTGGCGTCCGGTCATGTGACGGAAAAAGATCTGGTACAGCCGTTTATTGAAGGGTTGGCGGATATCGTCGATATGGCGGCTATCCAGAAAGCGGGTCTGAAACTGGGCGTTGACCCGCTGGGTGGCTCCGGTATTGAGTACTGGAAACGCATTGCTGAGCACTACAAGCTGGATTTGACCATCGTTAACGATCAGGTCGATCAGACGTTCCGCTTTATGCATCTCGATAAAGATGGCGTTATCCGTATGGATTGCTCCTCCGAGTGCGCCATGGCGGGCTTGCTGGCGCTGCGTGACAAGTTCGATCTGGCCTTCGCCAACGATCCGGACTACGATCGTCACGGCATTGTTACACCGGCTGGCCTGATGAACCCGAACCACTACCTGGCGGTGGCGATCAATTACCTGTTCCAGCACCGTCCGCAGTGGGGCAAAGAGGTAGCCGTTGGTAAAACGCTGGTTTCCTCGGCGATGATCGACCGCGTAGTGAATGACCTGGGCCGCAAACTGGTGGAAGTGCCGGTCGGCTTTAAATGGTTTGTTGATGGTCTGCACGATGGCAGCTTCGGCTTCGGCGGCGAAGAGAGCGCGGGGGCTTCGTTCCTGCGTTTCGACGGCACACCGTGGTCAACGGATAAAGACGGCATCATCATGTGCCTGCTGGCTGCGGAAATCACCGCCGTCACCGGGAAAAACCCGCAGCAGCACTACGATGAGCTGGCAGAGCGTTTCGGCGCGCCGAGCTACAACCGCTTGCAGGCTTCTGCTTCTTCCGCACAGAAAGCGGCACTGTCTAAACTTTCCCCGGAAATGGTTAGCGCCAGCACGCTCGCTGGTGATCCGATCACCGCGCGTCTTACTGCGGCACCGGGCAACGGCGCATCCATTGGCGGGCTGAAAGTGATGACCGACAACGGCTGGTTCGCCGCGCGTCCGTCAGGCACCGAAGACGCCTACAAAATCTACTGTGAAAGCTTCCTTGGTGCTGAACACCGTAAGCAGATCGAAAAAGAAGCGGTAGAGATTGTCAGCGAAGTGCTGAAAAACGCCTAA
- the kdpE gene encoding two-component system response regulator KdpE yields the protein MINVLIVEDEQAIRRFLRTALEAEGLRVHEAETLQRGLIEAATRKPDLVILDLGLPDGDGLDFIRDLRQWSKMPVIVLSARTEESDKIAALDAGADDYLSKPFGIGELQARLRVALRRHAAATPDEPVVTFSDIHVDLANRRIQRGEEELHLTPIEFRLLAVLLNNHGKVLTQRQLLSQVWGPNAVEHSHYLRIYMGHLRQKLEVDPARPRHLLTETGIGYRFML from the coding sequence GTGATCAACGTTCTGATTGTTGAAGATGAACAAGCTATCCGCCGTTTTCTGCGTACCGCGCTGGAAGCCGAAGGGCTGCGCGTCCATGAAGCAGAGACACTTCAGCGCGGACTAATTGAAGCCGCCACCCGTAAACCGGATTTGGTGATCCTCGATTTGGGGCTGCCAGACGGCGACGGGCTCGACTTTATCCGTGACCTGCGCCAGTGGAGCAAGATGCCAGTGATTGTGCTCTCTGCGCGTACAGAAGAGAGCGACAAAATCGCCGCGCTGGATGCAGGTGCCGATGATTATCTCAGCAAGCCGTTTGGCATTGGCGAATTGCAGGCGCGCCTGCGCGTCGCGCTGCGCCGCCATGCCGCCGCCACACCCGATGAGCCGGTGGTCACCTTTTCGGATATCCACGTCGATCTGGCTAACCGCCGCATTCAACGCGGTGAGGAAGAACTGCATCTCACGCCGATTGAGTTTCGCCTGCTGGCGGTGCTGCTCAATAACCACGGGAAAGTCCTGACGCAGCGCCAGCTGCTTAGCCAGGTATGGGGACCAAACGCCGTGGAACACAGCCATTATCTGCGTATTTATATGGGGCATCTGCGGCAAAAGCTGGAGGTCGATCCGGCGCGTCCTCGCCATTTACTGACGGAAACAGGTATCGGCTACCGGTTTATGCTCTGA
- the seqA gene encoding replication initiation negative regulator SeqA, whose product MKTIEVDDELYSYIASHTKHIGESASDILRRMLKFSAVPQSSQPAASLAPVKETRTVSTVEGVKPTNTAKDKVRAVRELLLSDEYAEQKKAVNRFLLVLSTLYLLDEKGFTESTESLHGRTRVYFAANEQTLLQNGNQTKPKQVPDTPYWVITNTNTGRKCSMIEHIMQSMQFPAELIEKVCGTI is encoded by the coding sequence ATGAAAACGATCGAAGTTGATGATGAGCTCTACAGTTATATTGCCAGCCACACGAAGCACATTGGCGAGAGCGCATCCGACATTTTACGGCGCATGTTAAAATTTTCCGCCGTTCCTCAATCATCACAGCCTGCCGCTTCCCTCGCGCCAGTAAAAGAGACGCGTACTGTCAGCACCGTTGAAGGGGTTAAACCGACAAACACCGCCAAAGACAAAGTCCGTGCCGTGCGCGAGCTGCTTCTGTCTGATGAATACGCCGAGCAGAAAAAGGCGGTGAATCGTTTCCTGCTGGTGCTGTCTACACTCTACTTACTGGATGAAAAAGGGTTTACGGAATCCACCGAGTCTCTGCATGGGCGCACCCGCGTATACTTTGCCGCGAACGAGCAAACGCTTTTGCAAAACGGCAATCAAACCAAGCCGAAACAGGTGCCGGACACCCCTTACTGGGTCATCACCAACACCAATACGGGTCGTAAATGCAGCATGATCGAGCACATCATGCAATCAATGCAGTTCCCCGCGGAATTGATTGAAAAAGTTTGCGGCACAATTTAA
- the ybfF gene encoding esterase, which yields MKLNTRAQTAQHPHNNSPIVLVHGLFGSLDNLGVLARELVQDHDVLQVDMRNHGLSDRSSEMNYPAMAQDLLDTLNAHQFDKATFIGHSMGGKAVMALTALAPERIDQLVAIDIAPVDYQVRRHDEIFAAINAVSDAEASTRQQAATLMREHINEEGVIQFLLKSFVDGTWRFNVPVLWEQYPHIVGWETVPAWNKPALFVRGGNSPYVTEAYRDTLLAQFPQARAHVIAGAGHWVHAEKPDAVLRAIRRYLAEKTN from the coding sequence ATGAAATTGAATACGCGCGCGCAAACTGCGCAACATCCGCACAACAATTCTCCGATCGTCCTTGTTCACGGTCTTTTCGGTAGCCTTGATAATCTTGGAGTGCTCGCCCGTGAACTGGTTCAGGATCATGACGTGTTGCAAGTGGATATGCGTAACCACGGCCTTTCAGACCGCTCTTCAGAAATGAACTACCCGGCCATGGCGCAGGATCTGCTGGATACGTTGAACGCTCATCAGTTCGACAAAGCGACCTTTATTGGTCACTCCATGGGCGGTAAAGCCGTGATGGCGTTAACAGCGCTCGCGCCAGAGCGTATTGATCAACTGGTGGCGATTGATATTGCGCCTGTGGATTACCAGGTGCGCCGCCATGACGAAATTTTTGCCGCCATCAACGCGGTCAGTGATGCAGAAGCATCCACTCGCCAGCAAGCTGCAACCCTGATGCGTGAACATATAAATGAAGAAGGTGTCATTCAGTTCCTGCTGAAATCCTTTGTCGACGGTACGTGGCGTTTCAACGTGCCGGTGTTATGGGAGCAATACCCGCATATTGTCGGCTGGGAAACGGTTCCGGCCTGGAACAAACCGGCTCTGTTTGTTCGCGGTGGAAATTCCCCTTACGTCACTGAAGCCTACCGTGACACGCTGCTGGCGCAGTTCCCACAAGCGCGAGCGCATGTGATTGCCGGTGCCGGCCATTGGGTTCATGCCGAGAAACCCGACGCGGTTTTGCGTGCTATTCGTCGCTATCTCGCTGAAAAGACAAATTGA
- the fur gene encoding ferric iron uptake transcriptional regulator: protein MTDNNTALKKAGLKVTLPRLKILEVLQEPDNHHVSAEDLYKRLIDMGEEIGLATVYRVLNQFDDAGIVTRHNFEGGKSVFELTQQHHHDHLICLDCGKVIEFSDDSIEARQREIAAKHGIRLTNHSLYLYGHCAEGDCREDEHAHDAK from the coding sequence ATGACTGACAACAATACCGCATTAAAGAAGGCCGGCCTGAAAGTCACGCTTCCTCGGTTAAAAATCCTTGAAGTGCTTCAGGAACCGGATAACCATCATGTCAGTGCGGAAGATTTATACAAACGACTGATCGACATGGGCGAAGAGATCGGACTGGCAACGGTTTACCGTGTACTGAACCAGTTTGACGACGCCGGGATTGTGACCCGTCATAACTTCGAAGGCGGCAAGTCCGTTTTTGAACTGACTCAGCAACATCACCACGATCACCTGATCTGCCTCGATTGCGGCAAGGTGATTGAATTCAGTGATGACTCCATTGAAGCGCGTCAGCGTGAAATCGCCGCGAAACACGGCATTCGCCTGACTAACCACAGTCTTTACCTTTACGGTCACTGCGCCGAAGGTGACTGCCGCGAAGATGAACACGCGCACGACGCGAAATAA